The following are encoded together in the Drosophila biarmipes strain raj3 chromosome 3L, RU_DBia_V1.1, whole genome shotgun sequence genome:
- the LOC108030577 gene encoding trichohyalin — protein MNFNDDPLADLLSDNSLDNDNFFDTPGGGGLKKPAKLAKPKGKLEDLFGIQEETEADVQGQGSGARTKPNATSTPRIVKQKPSISLDDDLAEDDDLGFDPKRPKSGGAKKSLFDDLLTSNVEPKKNIFDEILSGDAGKRPATAKPSMSRQSTDTTTDNSQARPKTSTGRRSSAQSATINADPLGLFGRDTNATVSGMSTPVSRKRGTTADWLGLEQEQEPEPDRRPTTPKAQSPKKQSSSEGPSKSTAEILRLPDSDENEMEPEPEMAAVPAPSGVTASTQNILMLSNLNLESNQKFNALQQQEAQLVIAAQMKNQERTLLEMQRRQESQDRKFQALIQQQLQRQQQMEEHIKVQQERINMHIQLMMSQPVHAQEVVSAPALLDKPEPEAKEAKEAKKAASQEQEHLLLLEMDAKRNLLEKQRLEELVANMKVNYEQEIEMIDSSYKKQIKVLEEHLSAVEDRLKLENTELRQYYTDKLEKQKEDYLEQISNLRSDHEDEVRKLRQSHELDLEGIRQAKMLELSAVQDHGNYLETLRLASSNLQELRDGMSGNQEKERQLEARERRLADQERRLKMDEETADEEKRRLMELVSTLELQLGRLSKDSAEENWQLRQRMSSLEAERKALEREKEFHREQMKRDEKRVEDLKALQLAETERLHHDLQEERNQLAVERQQLELRQQLHEHGDLDKDRRELEAQLQVAREAIRRADEERDRCHKLQREVEQRKRQLLDKENALNLKEDELAQATGAYRMATSRTHLAEHKAREADQLLQAKLKVIGKRAQDLGEKEAQLAQERMLLAQDRITLVNLKKQILRSRCALCKMGAESAEIAVRRGNHNLQTTTDHQLPQMTSSAELLLKMSAQEPGQAPSDIVERMLDENIEASYRRMYNAPPSSSLDDADYGLTGGLDDDSKVAMDHGRNLDLDEAFLANFK, from the exons ATGAATTTCAACGACGATCCACTGGCGGATCTGCTTAGCGATAATAGCCTGGATAACGACAACTTTTTCGACACTCCAGGGGGAGGAGGTCTCAAGAAACCGGCGAAGCTGGCCAAACCAAAGGGCAAGCTGGAGGATTTGTTCGGCATTCAGGAGGAGACGGAGGCGGATGTGCAGGGTCAGGGGTCGGGAGCCAGGACCAAGCCCAATGCCACCAGCACGCCTAGGATTGTGAAGCAGAAGCCGTCGATTTCGCTGGACGACGATCTGGCCGAGGACGACGACTTGGGTTTCGATCCCAAGCGACCCAAGAGTGGTGGTGCCAAAAAGAGCCTGTTTGACGATCTGCTCACCAGCAATGTGGAGCCCAAGAAGAACATCTTCGATGAGATTCTGTCAGGGGATGCCGGCAAACGGCCTGCCACCGCCAAGCCATCGATGTCCCGCCAATCCACGGACACCACCACGGACAATTCGCAGGCGAGACCCAAGACTTCCACGGGCAGAAGGAGCTCCGCGCAGTCGGCCACCATTAATGCCGATCCTTTGGGTCTTTTTGGAAGGGACACGAATGCCACGGTTTCGGGCATGTCCACGCCGGTTTCCAGAAAGCGGGGAACCACCGCCGATTGGTTAGGtctggagcaggagcaggagccggagccggaTCGGCGACCCACGACGCCTAAAGCACAAAGCCCAAAGAAACAGTCCTCCAGTGAAGGTCCGTCGAAGAGTACAGCGGAAATCCTGCGCCTTCCCGACTCCGATGAGAACGAGATGGAGCCGGAACCGGAAATGGCTGCTGTGCCCGCTCCATCCGGCGTCACTGCCTCCACCCAGAATATCCTCATGCTGAGCAATCTCAATCTGGAGAGCAATCAAAAATTCAATGCCCTGCAGCAACAGGAGGCGCAGTTGGTGATCGCAGCGCAAATGAAGAACCAGGAGAGGACCCTCCTCGAGATGCAGAGGCGCCAGGAGAGCCAGGACCGCAAGTTCCAGGCCCTAATccaacagcaactgcagcgcCAGCAGCAAATGGAGGAGCACATCAAGGTGCAGCAGGAGCGGATCAACATGCACATTCAGCTGATGATGTCGCAACCCGTGCACGCCCAGGAAGTGGTCTCCGCACCCGCGCTTCTTGATAAACCGGAACCGGAGGCCAAGGAGGCCAAGGAGGCCAAGAAGGCGGCCAGCCAGGAACAGGAGCACTTGCTCCTACTCGAAATGGATGCCAAGCGGAACCTGCTGGAGAAGCAGCGACTGGAAGAGCTGGTGGCCAACATGAAGGTCAACTATGAGCAGGAGATCGAAATGATCGACAGCTCATATAA AAAGCAAATAAAGGTGCTGGAGGAGCACCTGTCCGCCGTCGAGGACCGTCTCAAATTAGAGAACACGGAGCTACGCCAGTACTACACCGACAAACTGGAGAAGCAGAAGGAGGACTACTTGGAGCAGATCTCCAACCTGAGGAGCGATCACGAGGACGAGGTGCGCAAGCTGCGTCAGTCCCACGAACTTGATCTGGAGGGGATTCGGCAGGCCAAGATGCTGGAGCTCTCGGCGGTGCAGGATCACGGCAACTACCTGGAGACGCTTCGTTTGGCCTCTAGCAATCTCCAAGAGCTGCGCGACGGGATGAGTGGCAATCAGGAAAAAGAGCGCCAGCTGGAGGCGCGGGAGCGTCGCTTGGCCGACCAGGAGAGGCGCTTAAAGATGGACGAGGAGACGGCCGACGAGGAGAAGCGCCGCCTGATGGAACTGGTGAGCACTTTGGAGCTGCAGCTGGGCCGCCTGTCCAAGGACTCCGCCGAGGAGAACTGGCAGCTGCGTCAGCGCATGTCCAGTTTGGAGGCGGAGCGCAAGGCGCTTGAGCGCGAAAAGGAATTCCACCGCGAGCAAATGAAGCGGGATGAGAAGCGAGTGGAGGACCTGAAGGCCCTCCAGCTGGCGGAGACGGAGCGACTGCACCACGATCTCCAGGAGGAGCGAAACCAACTGGCGGTGGAACGCCAGCAACTGGAACTGCGGCAGCAGCTCCACGAGCACGGCGACCTAGACAAGGATCGCCGGGAGCTGGAGGCTCAGCTGCAGGTGGCCCGCGAGGCCATCAGGCGGGCGGATGAGGAGCGGGATCGCTGCCACAAGCTGCAGCGCGAGGTGGAGCAACGCAAGCGCCAGCTTCTGGACAAGGAGAACGCCCTCAACCTAAAGGAGGACGAACTGGCCCAGGCCACCGGCGCCTATCGAATGGCCACCAGTCGCACCCACCTGGCCGAGCACAAGGCGCGCGAAGCGGACCAGCTGCTCCAGGCCAAGCTCAAGGTAATCGGCAAGCGGGCCCAAGATCTCGGCGAGAAGGAGGCCCAGCTGGCCCAGGAGCGAATGCTGCTGGCGCAGGATCGCATCACCCTGGTCAATCTGAAAAAGCAGATTCTGCGTAGCAGATGCGCCCTCTGCAAAATGGGTGCGGAATCCGCAGAAATCGCAGTGCGAAGGGGAAACCACAATCTCCAGACCACCACGGACCATCAGTTGCCCCAAATGACCAGCAGTGCGGAGCTGCTGCTCAAGATGTCAGCCCAAGAACCGGGCCAGGCTCCGAGTGACATTGTGGAGCGAATGCTGGACGAGAACATCGAGGCCTCCTACCGCAGGATGTACAACGCTCCACCCAGTAGTTCCCTGGACGACGCCGACTATGGACTGACTGGTGGGCTGGACGACGACTCCAAGGTGGCCATGGACCACGGCAGGAACCTGGACCTGGATGAGGCATTTCTGGCCAACTTCAAATAG
- the LOC108030575 gene encoding uncharacterized protein LOC108030575 isoform X2 — MSNQAQVDYDKQFQDDLAKATALSLEQQALDDYRRNKKYGSGPGYQQSAFNQAQRSQTLSQARRHSEVHQVAASPANVERSRTPPAQVPDNDLICFASPTSKQPESSSPFGKLIEDLQRMQPTNPQSALVPMGPVAAASVPTHYGYPPQQPHSAPAQPPPYGMVAGGGAGGAYGDLQLVPYQPAAQQQRPLNNEELQRLYSMPAQMAVAPVPQPNAYMYYPGAVVTPYTAPIVPGSAAFMPPQYPAQAYGFGGAYTHMDLLRPRLQPAAPAPPTTSHHSQPSNHSAPSSTEANGAAFQARRQVPSTGSISSGSHTGNNGHPPGPRRGNDLIDLNHEDYSRVSVLEAFDPLLNDTTVSKK; from the exons ATGTCAAATCAGGCGCAGGTCGACTACGACAAGCAGTTCCAGGATGACCTGGCCAAGGCCACCGCCCTGAGTCTGGAGCAGCAAGCCCTCGACGATTACCGGCGAAACAAGAAGTACGGATCCGGCCCGGGCTACCAGCAAAGCGCCTTCAACCAGGCGCAGCGTAGTCAGACCCTTAGTCAGGCACGTCGCCACTCGGAGGTCCATCAGGTGGCCGCCAGTCCTGCAAATGTGGAACGATCACGCACGCCGCCTGCACAGGTGCCGGACAACGACCTGATCTGCTTCGCAAGTCCCACCAGCAAGCAGCCGGAGAGTAGCAGTCCCTTTGGCAAACTCATCGAGGATCTGCAGCGAATGCAGCCAACCAATCCGCAGTCGGCTTTGGTGCCCATGGGACCAGTTGCGGCGGCATCGGTGCCCACCCATTACGGCTACCCTCCCCAACAGCCTCATTCGGCTCCGGCTCAACCCCCACCATATGGCATGGTTGCAGGAGGAGGGGCAGGAGGTGCGTACGGTGACCTGCAGTTGGTGCCGTACCAACCAGCTGCGCAACAACAGAGGCCCCTGAACAACGAGGAGCTACAGCGGCTGTACAGCATGCCAGCCCAAATGGCCGTGGCTCCAGTTCCGCAGCCGAACGCCTACATGTATTATCCGGGAGCAGTGGTTACGCCCTACACGGCGCCCATAGTCCCCGGGTCAGCTGCTTTTATGCCGCCGCAGTATCCAGCGCAGGCTTATGGGTTTGGAGGTGCTTACACGCATATGGACTTGCTGCGTCCTCGATTGCAGCCAGCTGCTCCAGCACCGCCAACGACGAGCCATCACAGCCAACCGTCCAATCATTCCGCTCCCTCCTCTACGGAGGCCAATGGAGCAGCCTTCCAGGCGCGACGTCAAGTGCCCTCGACTGGCAGCATAAGCTCCGGTAGCCACACCGGAAACAATGGTCATCCACCTGGCCCACGCAGGGGAAACGATTTGATCGACCTGAACCACGAGGACTA TTCCCGTGTGAGTGTGCTGGAGGCTTTCGATCCCCTGCTCAACGACACTACTG TGTCGAAAAAGTAA